The sequence ATACGCTCAGCAGGAAGGTTACTATAATGAGGAGTTCTTAACAACTGTCCAAGATGAAGTGTTTCAAAACTTAAGCATATCCTACTTCCTAGCCTCTAGATATTTGGAAAAATCTAAGACAGATTCTGATTTAGAATATATACGAAGCCTCAAACTCTATTCCAACTTACGACAAAATTTATCAGAAACCAAATTTTGGGGGTTATATGGCTATCATCAATCAGAAGTAAGTGACATAGAAGAGTTTCCTGAATCTGGACAACTATCAATAACACTAGATGGAGGTTTCTATTCAGGATACAGCTATTCTGATTTATGGGATGATCATAAGGGCCGTATTAATCAATGGGAGTTTGATACTCACAAGCTAATTTCAAATGACCAAGTATCACTGACTAAATTAGAAAATAACGATATTAAAAGACTAGGGTATAGAGTAGATTATGATACAGGAAACTCAAAAGATATAGGTAGACAACCATATATAATTACTTATGAAGATATGTTTAGTATAGAGGGTCTATTATATCGTGATGAAATTTGGAAAATAGAAGGAACAAAAACACTTTATAGATACAATATAGATTATCCTAAAAAGACATCCATTGGGACACTAAGGTTTACCTCATATCATGACTTTAACGTCTCAAATAAAAGTAATTATTATGATTCGATCAGAGATAGTTACGAATTACATCGCAAATTATTTAAAAGCTATATTGATGAGAAATTGAAGAATTAAGGATATTGAATGAGTGTATATCATAATGTATGTGAGAAAAGTATTATTCCCAGTAAATTAAACACTTTTTTTAAGGCTAGACCTTTTCTTTTAAATGAAAAGATATTGGATATTGAATTGCCTCTAAGTAAAATGCGGAAACTAAAGCATTTAAACGAATATGATAATGATTCGATCGAATTCACACTACTTGAATCAGAAATAAAAAACAGCAAGTTCCAAAAAGAAGAAATGTATTTAGGCAAAGTAGATAAATCAGAAAAGACAGCAATATGTCTTCACTTCACAGCTGGAGATTTTAAAGGAGCTGATTCAACCACATATAATTCAAGACCAAATAGATCAAGAGATGATCATAATGCAGTTTATTACGGTAAAATGTCTAGCTATAACGAATCGGAGTAAAGGAAATATGTATCCAAGAAAATTACTACTACCATTATTATTAGCCCTACTGAGTCTCTTAATATTAGGATGTCCTCAAAAGGCTGAGGCGGATCAGACGAAAGAAGAGCCCTCTCCCAGTGTTGAAGATATCGTACAAACAGAAAAACCTGTAAATCCTGGAGATGTCGTTATAGAAAAAGCTCCTGTTAATACAGACACAGCTAATAGCCGTGATCCCTATTGGTCCACATTAGGATATGAAACATGGCAAGGGATT is a genomic window of Spirochaeta cellobiosiphila DSM 17781 containing:
- a CDS encoding tetratricopeptide repeat protein encodes the protein MNPRKLLLPLLLALLSIILLGCPQKAEEDQTKEESSPSVEDIVQTEEPVNPGDIVIEKAPVNTDTANSRDPYWSTLGYETWQGITDVTELPESLMLDMLNVNRMLWQSESYLTLEEIISKYNLDLGELDAENLNSAGYDLYVKGDYESAMQMFIEAMNIDPTYVYAHYNFACAGSLYLQYWANQDSGLYAQQEGYYNEEFLTTVQDEVFQNLSISYFLASRYLEKSKTDSDLEYIRSLKLYSNLRQNLSETKFWGLYGYHQSEVSDIEEFPESGQLSITLDGGFYSGYSYSDLWDDHKGRINQWEFDTHKLISNDQVSLTKLENNDIKRLGYRVDYDTGNSKDIGRQPYIITYEDMFSIEGLLYRDEIWKIEGTKTLYRYNIDYPKKTSIGTLRFTSYHDFNVSNKSNYYDSIRDSYELHRKLFKSYIDEKLKN